One stretch of Mus pahari chromosome 5, PAHARI_EIJ_v1.1, whole genome shotgun sequence DNA includes these proteins:
- the Paqr8 gene encoding membrane progestin receptor beta, whose product MTTAILERLSTLSVSGQQLRRLPKILEEGLPKMPCTVPETDVPQLFREPYIHTGYRPTGHEWRYYFFSLFQKHNEVVNVWTHLLAALAVLLRFWAFVEAGALQWASPHTLPLLLFILSSITYLTCSLLAHLLQSKSELSHYTFYFVDYVGVSVYQYGSALAHFFYSSDQAWYERFWLFFLPAAAFCGWLSCAGCCYAKYRYRRPYPVMRKICQVVPAGLAFVLDISPVAHRVALCHLAGCQEQAAWYHTLQILFFLVSAYFFSCPVPEKYFPGSCDIVGHGHQIFHAFLSVCTLSQLEAILLDYQGRHEIFFQRHGPLSVYSACLSFFFLAACSAATASLLRNKVKDRLIKKDS is encoded by the coding sequence ATGACGACCGCCATCCTGGAGCGCCTGAGCACCCTGTCGGTGAGCGGGCAGCAGCTGCGCCGGCTGCCCAAGATTCTGGAAGAAGGGCTTCCCAAGATGCCGTGCACCGTCCCAGAAACCGACGTGCCCCAGCTCTTTAGGGAGCCGTACATCCACACGGGCTACCGGCCCACGGGGCACGAGTGGCGTTACTACTTCTTCAGCCTCTTTCAGAAGCACAACGAGGTGGTCAACGTCTGGACCCACTTGCTGGCGGCCCTGGCGGTCCTTTTGCGATTCTGGGCCtttgtggaggcaggagcattgcagtgggcctctccccacaccctccccctgctgctCTTTATCCTGTCGTCCATCACTTACCTCACCTGCAGCCTCTTGGCCCACCTGCTGCAGTCCAAATCAGAGCTGTCCCACTACACTTTCTACTTCGTGGACTACGTCGGGGTCAGCGTCTACCAGTATGGCAGCGCACTGGCTCACTTCTTCTATAGCTCCGACCAGGCCTGGTATGAGCGGTTCTGGCTTTTCTTCCTGCCGGCCGCTGCTTTCTGTGGCTGGCTCTCCTGCGCTGGCTGTTGCTATGCCAAGTATCGCTACCGACGGCCTTATCCAGTTATGCGGAAGATCTGTCAAGTGGTACCAGCAGGGCTGGCCTTTGTCCTAGACATCAGCCCAGTGGCACACCGCGTGGCTCTCTGCCACCTGGCCGGTTGCCAGGAGCAGGCGGCCTGGTACCACACCCTCCAGATCCTCTTCTTCCTCGTCAGCGCATACTTCTTCTCGTGCCCTGTCCCAGAGAAGTACTTCCCCGGTTCCTGTGACATTGTGGGCCACGGACATCAAATCTTCCACGCCTTCCTGTCCGTCTGCACGCTCTCCCAGCTGGAGGCCATTCTTCTGGACTACCAGGGACGCCATGAGATCTTCTTCCAGCGCCACGGTCCCCTGTCTGTCTACAGCGCctgtctctcctttttctttttagctgcCTGCAGTGCGGCCACCGCCTCCCTCCTGAGAAACAAGGTCAAGGACAGACTGATTAAGAAAGATTCCTGA